In one window of Rhizobium oryzihabitans DNA:
- the acs gene encoding acetate--CoA ligase encodes MSAKIYPVLKSAKARTLIDNERYQKWYQESVEDPEKFWDKHGRRIDWFKPYTKVKNTSFKGRVPIKWFEDGLTNVSYNCIDRHLKTHGERTAIIWEGDNPYIDKKITYNQLYDYVCRLANVLKKHGVKKGDRVTIYMPMIPEAAYAMLACARIGAVHSVVFGGFSPEALAGRIVDCESTFVITCDEGVRGGKPIPLKENTDKAIDIAAKQYVIVNKVLVVRRTGGKTGWAPGRDIWYHQEIATVKPDCPPVKMRAEDPLFILYTSGSTGKPKGVLHTTGGYLVYTSMTHEYVFDYKDGEVYWCTADVGWVTGHSYIVYGPLANCATTLMFEGVPNFPDQGRFWEVIDKHKVNIFYTAPTALRSLMGAGDQFVTRSSRSSLRLLGTVGEPINPEAWEWYYHVVGEDKSPIVDTWWQTETGGILISPLPGATDLKPGSATRPFFGVQPQLVDAEGKVLEGPADGNLCIIDSWPGQSRSVYGDHQRFIDTYFSTYRGKYFTGDGCRRDEDGYYWITGRVDDVLNVSGHRLGTAEVESALVSHHQVSEAAVVGYPHPIKGQGIYCYVTLMAGQNGDYALREELVKHVRNEIGPVATPDKIQFAPGLPKTRSGKIMRRILRKIAEDDFGALGDTSTLADPAVVEDLIANRQNRTAS; translated from the coding sequence ATGTCTGCCAAAATCTATCCGGTGCTCAAATCGGCGAAGGCCCGCACGCTCATCGACAATGAGCGTTACCAGAAATGGTATCAGGAGAGCGTCGAGGATCCCGAAAAGTTCTGGGACAAGCACGGCCGGCGGATCGACTGGTTCAAGCCCTATACCAAGGTCAAGAACACGTCCTTCAAGGGACGGGTGCCGATCAAGTGGTTCGAGGACGGCCTGACCAACGTCTCCTACAACTGTATCGACCGGCATCTGAAGACGCATGGCGAGCGCACGGCGATCATCTGGGAAGGCGACAATCCCTATATCGACAAGAAGATCACCTACAACCAGCTTTACGATTATGTCTGCCGACTGGCGAACGTGCTGAAGAAGCATGGTGTGAAGAAGGGTGACCGCGTCACCATCTACATGCCGATGATTCCCGAGGCGGCCTATGCCATGCTCGCCTGCGCGCGCATCGGCGCCGTCCATTCCGTCGTGTTCGGCGGGTTCTCGCCAGAGGCGCTGGCGGGCCGTATCGTCGACTGCGAATCGACCTTCGTCATCACCTGCGATGAGGGCGTGCGCGGCGGCAAGCCGATCCCGCTCAAGGAAAACACCGACAAGGCGATCGATATTGCCGCCAAGCAATATGTCATCGTCAACAAGGTTCTGGTCGTGCGCCGCACCGGCGGCAAGACCGGCTGGGCGCCGGGCCGTGACATCTGGTACCATCAGGAAATCGCCACCGTGAAACCGGATTGCCCGCCGGTGAAGATGCGGGCGGAAGATCCGCTGTTCATCCTTTATACGTCGGGCTCCACCGGCAAGCCGAAGGGCGTGCTGCACACCACGGGTGGTTACCTCGTCTATACGTCGATGACGCATGAATATGTGTTCGATTACAAGGATGGTGAGGTCTATTGGTGTACCGCCGATGTCGGCTGGGTTACCGGCCATTCCTACATCGTCTATGGGCCGCTTGCGAACTGCGCGACGACGCTGATGTTCGAGGGCGTACCCAACTTCCCGGATCAGGGCCGCTTCTGGGAAGTCATCGACAAGCACAAGGTCAATATCTTCTACACCGCACCGACGGCGCTCCGATCGCTGATGGGGGCTGGCGACCAGTTCGTTACGCGTTCGTCGCGCTCCAGCCTCCGGCTTCTCGGCACGGTGGGCGAGCCAATCAATCCGGAAGCCTGGGAGTGGTATTACCATGTGGTCGGCGAGGACAAGAGCCCCATCGTCGACACATGGTGGCAGACCGAAACCGGCGGCATTCTCATCTCGCCGCTACCGGGCGCGACCGATCTGAAACCCGGCTCGGCGACAAGGCCGTTCTTCGGCGTGCAGCCGCAGCTTGTCGATGCCGAAGGCAAGGTGCTGGAGGGCCCGGCGGACGGCAACCTCTGCATCATCGACAGCTGGCCGGGCCAGTCGCGGTCCGTTTATGGCGATCACCAGCGCTTTATCGATACCTATTTCTCGACCTACAGGGGCAAGTACTTCACTGGTGACGGCTGCCGGCGTGATGAGGACGGCTATTACTGGATCACAGGCCGCGTCGATGACGTCCTGAACGTTTCCGGCCACCGTCTCGGCACGGCGGAGGTGGAGTCCGCACTGGTGTCGCATCACCAGGTTTCGGAAGCGGCTGTGGTCGGTTATCCGCATCCCATCAAGGGGCAGGGCATCTATTGTTATGTCACGCTGATGGCGGGCCAGAACGGTGATTATGCGCTGCGCGAAGAGCTGGTAAAGCACGTGCGCAACGAGATCGGTCCGGTCGCAACACCCGACAAGATCCAGTTCGCGCCGGGCCTGCCGAAGACCCGTTCCGGCAAGATCATGCGGCGTATCCTGCGCAAGATCGCCGAGGATGATTTCGGCGCGCTGGGGGATACGTCGACGCTTGCCGATCCGGCGGTGGTGGAAGATCTCATCGCCAACCGGCAGAACCGCACGGCGTCCTGA
- a CDS encoding TRAP transporter substrate-binding protein — MRKLLLTTTAIAFAVGAAAPAMAEFNSRNIRVSNGINQDHPVGNGIKAMQACLDDKSGGKLKLTAFWGGALGGDLQATQALRSGVQEAVVTSSSPLVGLIPSLGVFDLPFLFANDKEADAVMDGAFGDMMNKKLEEQGLVNLAYWENGFRNLSNSKHAVTKWEDFSGLKVRVMQNNIFLDTFQNLGANATPMAFGEVFSALETNAIDAQENPYVTIDTSKFYEVQKYITETNHAYTPFLFLFSKPIFDSYTPEEQTALRECAVVGRDEERKVIRDLNQKSLEKIKAAGLEVNSLSPEEQARIREKSMVVYEKHKAEIGADVVDAVLADLKKIRGQ; from the coding sequence ATGAGAAAGCTTCTTCTGACCACCACGGCCATCGCTTTCGCCGTTGGCGCCGCAGCGCCGGCAATGGCCGAATTCAACAGCCGCAACATCCGCGTTTCGAACGGCATCAACCAGGACCACCCGGTCGGCAACGGCATCAAGGCCATGCAGGCCTGCCTCGACGACAAGTCGGGCGGCAAGCTGAAGCTGACGGCATTCTGGGGTGGCGCTCTCGGCGGTGACCTTCAGGCAACGCAGGCCCTGCGTTCCGGCGTTCAGGAAGCCGTCGTGACGTCCTCTTCGCCCCTCGTCGGCCTCATCCCGTCGCTTGGCGTGTTCGACCTGCCGTTCCTCTTCGCCAATGACAAGGAAGCCGATGCCGTTATGGACGGCGCCTTCGGCGACATGATGAACAAGAAGCTGGAAGAGCAGGGCCTCGTAAACCTTGCTTACTGGGAAAACGGTTTCCGCAACCTCTCGAACTCCAAGCATGCCGTTACGAAGTGGGAAGACTTCTCCGGCCTCAAGGTTCGCGTGATGCAGAACAACATCTTCCTCGACACCTTCCAGAACCTCGGCGCCAATGCGACGCCAATGGCTTTCGGCGAAGTTTTCTCGGCGCTTGAAACCAACGCGATCGACGCGCAGGAAAACCCCTATGTGACGATCGACACCTCCAAGTTCTACGAGGTGCAGAAGTACATCACCGAGACGAACCACGCCTACACGCCGTTCCTTTTCCTCTTCTCCAAGCCGATCTTCGACAGCTACACGCCCGAAGAACAGACCGCCCTGCGTGAATGCGCAGTCGTCGGCCGCGACGAAGAGCGCAAGGTCATCCGCGATCTGAACCAGAAGTCGCTGGAAAAGATCAAGGCTGCCGGTCTTGAGGTGAACTCGCTGTCTCCGGAAGAGCAGGCCCGTATCCGCGAGAAGTCGATGGTCGTCTACGAAAAGCACAAGGCTGAAATCGGCGCTGATGTCGTTGACGCCGTTCTGGCCGACCTCAAGAAGATCCGCGGCCAGTAA
- a CDS encoding TRAP transporter large permease, whose amino-acid sequence MTLFVFVGSLLGAMAIGVPVAFSLMFCGVVLMWYMGMFNTAIIAQNMISGADTFTLLAIPFFILAGELMNSGGLSRRIIDFAIALVGHIRGGLGIVAIVAAIIMASISGSAAADTAALAAILIPMMAKAGYNIPRSGGLIAAGGIIAPVIPPSMAFIVFGVAANVSITQLFLAGIVPGILMGTSLIIAWLIVVRKDNVKPLPKTSGKERLLVTARAGWALGMPVIILGGIKAGIMTPTEAAVVAAAYALFVGMVIYRELKPADLFHVLLRAAKSTSIIMFLVCAALVSAWLITAANIPNEVAGYIEPLIDRPMLLMAAMMVLVFIVGTALDLTPTILILTPVLMPIVKQAGIDPVYFGVLFIINNAIGLITPPVGVVLNVVSGVGRIPLGKVTVGVWPFLVAETIVLALLVIFPDIVLVPLQYLR is encoded by the coding sequence ATGACACTTTTCGTTTTTGTCGGCTCTCTTCTGGGAGCCATGGCGATTGGCGTTCCCGTCGCTTTCTCGCTGATGTTCTGTGGCGTCGTGCTCATGTGGTACATGGGCATGTTCAACACCGCGATCATCGCCCAGAACATGATCTCGGGTGCCGACACCTTCACGCTGCTTGCCATTCCCTTCTTCATTCTGGCTGGCGAACTGATGAATTCCGGCGGTCTTTCCCGCCGCATCATCGACTTTGCGATCGCGCTCGTCGGCCATATCCGTGGCGGCCTCGGCATCGTGGCGATCGTCGCGGCCATCATCATGGCCAGCATCTCCGGTTCTGCGGCAGCCGATACCGCAGCCCTTGCCGCAATCCTGATCCCGATGATGGCGAAGGCCGGTTACAACATTCCGCGCTCCGGTGGCCTCATCGCCGCAGGCGGCATCATCGCTCCGGTCATTCCGCCGTCCATGGCCTTCATCGTCTTCGGTGTTGCCGCCAACGTGTCAATCACCCAGCTTTTCCTCGCCGGCATCGTTCCTGGTATTCTGATGGGCACATCGCTCATCATCGCCTGGCTGATCGTGGTGCGTAAGGACAACGTAAAGCCCCTGCCCAAGACTTCGGGCAAGGAACGTCTGCTCGTGACTGCTCGTGCCGGCTGGGCGCTCGGCATGCCTGTCATCATTCTCGGCGGCATCAAGGCGGGCATCATGACGCCGACGGAAGCTGCCGTCGTCGCGGCTGCCTACGCGCTTTTCGTCGGCATGGTGATCTACCGCGAACTGAAACCGGCAGATCTGTTCCACGTGCTTCTACGCGCCGCCAAGAGCACGTCCATCATCATGTTCCTGGTTTGCGCGGCGCTCGTCTCCGCATGGCTCATCACGGCAGCGAACATTCCGAACGAAGTCGCGGGTTATATCGAGCCGCTGATCGACCGCCCGATGCTTCTCATGGCCGCCATGATGGTACTGGTCTTCATTGTCGGAACCGCACTCGACCTGACGCCGACCATCCTGATCCTGACGCCTGTTCTGATGCCGATCGTCAAACAGGCGGGCATCGACCCGGTCTATTTCGGTGTCCTCTTCATCATCAACAACGCCATCGGCCTGATTACCCCTCCGGTTGGCGTCGTTCTGAACGTTGTCAGCGGCGTCGGCCGCATCCCGCTCGGCAAGGTTACGGTCGGCGTCTGGCCGTTCCTCGTTGCCGAAACCATCGTCCTGGCGCTGCTCGTGATTTTCCCGGACATCGTTCTCGTACCGCTGCAATATCTCCGCTAA
- a CDS encoding TRAP transporter small permease: MQKTINLFYRILEIILVLLLAGMSIMVFVNVVMRYTMNSGINISEELSRYFFVWLTFIGAVLTFRENSHMGIETLVMFLSRRARIVCMIASNIIILACSAIFFWGTWKQSAINASMHAPVTKLSMIWVYGIGMFTGGLMFIIALERLYRYVTGRVTEDEIAQFAGENLTIEQLSER, from the coding sequence ATGCAAAAGACCATCAATCTCTTTTACCGGATTCTCGAAATCATTCTCGTCCTGCTGCTCGCCGGCATGTCGATCATGGTCTTCGTCAACGTCGTCATGCGTTATACGATGAACTCCGGCATCAACATCTCGGAAGAACTGTCGCGATATTTCTTCGTATGGCTGACCTTCATCGGCGCCGTGCTGACCTTCCGCGAAAACAGCCACATGGGCATTGAAACGCTCGTGATGTTCCTGTCGCGCCGCGCCCGTATCGTCTGCATGATTGCGTCGAACATCATCATTCTGGCCTGTTCCGCCATCTTCTTCTGGGGAACGTGGAAGCAGTCCGCCATCAATGCCAGCATGCATGCGCCCGTCACCAAGCTTTCGATGATCTGGGTCTATGGCATTGGCATGTTCACCGGCGGCCTGATGTTCATCATCGCACTGGAACGCCTGTACCGCTATGTGACCGGTCGCGTGACAGAGGACGAGATCGCCCAGTTCGCGGGCGAGAACCTCACGATCGAACAGCTTTCGGAGCGCTGA
- a CDS encoding fumarylacetoacetate hydrolase family protein: MTGTRSIDATAILPEDFQNALLVGRVWSKSEGGPCPVLLKDGVLYDLTSISPTMSELLEKTDLVERLADTGTFVALGSLEAFLDGSAGELLAPNDIQAVKAAGVTFADSMLERVIEEQAKGDPLRAQEIRGRLAPVLGDNLKGLEAGSEKAAEVKKLLQEMGLWSQYLEVGIGPDAEIFSKAQAMASVGCGALIGVHPKSQWNNPEPEVVLAIASDGRIVGATLGNDVNLRDFEGRSALLLSKAKDNNASCAIGPFIRLFDGNFTIEDVKKSQISLLVEGEDGFTMTGVSPMQAISRTPENLASQLLNRNHQYPDGAVFFLGTMFAPVKDRHGPGLGFTHSKGDRVEISTPKLGKLINWVTTTDECPEWTFGTTALMRNLAKRGLL, translated from the coding sequence ATGACCGGCACAAGGTCCATCGACGCTACCGCAATTTTGCCTGAAGATTTCCAGAACGCGCTGCTCGTCGGCCGCGTCTGGTCGAAAAGCGAAGGCGGTCCCTGCCCGGTCCTGCTCAAGGACGGCGTCCTTTACGACCTCACCTCTATCTCGCCCACCATGTCGGAACTTCTGGAAAAGACGGATCTGGTGGAGCGGCTCGCCGACACCGGCACTTTCGTCGCCCTCGGCTCGCTTGAAGCCTTTCTGGACGGCTCCGCCGGCGAACTTCTTGCCCCCAATGACATTCAGGCCGTCAAGGCCGCAGGCGTCACCTTCGCCGACAGCATGCTGGAACGCGTGATCGAAGAACAGGCCAAGGGTGACCCGCTTCGCGCGCAGGAAATCCGCGGAAGACTGGCACCGGTTCTCGGCGACAATCTGAAGGGACTTGAGGCCGGCTCCGAAAAGGCCGCCGAAGTGAAGAAACTGCTCCAGGAAATGGGCCTCTGGTCGCAATATCTGGAAGTGGGCATTGGCCCGGATGCGGAAATATTCTCCAAGGCACAGGCGATGGCCTCCGTCGGCTGCGGCGCGCTGATCGGCGTTCACCCGAAATCGCAGTGGAACAACCCGGAACCGGAAGTGGTGCTGGCCATCGCTTCCGACGGCCGCATCGTCGGCGCGACGCTTGGCAACGACGTCAATCTTCGCGATTTCGAAGGCCGTTCCGCCCTGCTTCTCAGCAAGGCGAAGGACAACAACGCTTCCTGCGCCATCGGTCCTTTCATCCGCCTGTTCGATGGCAACTTCACCATCGAAGACGTGAAGAAGTCGCAGATATCGCTTCTGGTCGAAGGCGAAGACGGTTTCACCATGACGGGCGTCAGCCCGATGCAGGCGATCAGCCGCACGCCGGAAAACCTTGCATCCCAACTTTTGAACCGCAACCATCAATATCCTGACGGTGCTGTCTTTTTCCTTGGCACGATGTTCGCGCCGGTGAAGGATCGCCATGGACCGGGTCTCGGTTTCACTCACTCCAAGGGTGACCGTGTCGAAATCTCCACGCCCAAGCTTGGCAAGCTGATCAATTGGGTCACGACGACCGACGAATGCCCGGAATGGACATTCGGCACGACGGCCCTGATGCGCAATCTGGCGAAACGAGGGCTACTCTAG
- a CDS encoding FadR/GntR family transcriptional regulator — MTLEFNQIHRNDHLPGRIAAEIAREINDSKLGPGDRLPTEHVLAKTFGVSRSVIREAIAQLRNEGFVETRQGVGAFVTDPRQRLSIRIERSRLNDPENFRDLFQLRMPLEIEAAGLAALHRSPQQLARLAAALEKMKTADDWSTEGVAADLDFHRILAEATENEYFLMFLGFIAERISSAINIAFSRAVFGEILEVTIAEHVAIYEAVESADATAAKNAMRKHLIGAASRVNLELDIF; from the coding sequence ATGACGCTGGAGTTCAATCAGATACATCGCAACGACCATCTTCCCGGCCGGATCGCCGCGGAGATCGCCCGCGAGATCAATGATTCGAAACTCGGGCCGGGCGACAGGCTGCCGACGGAACATGTTCTGGCGAAAACCTTCGGCGTCAGCCGCTCGGTCATTCGCGAGGCGATCGCGCAACTGCGTAACGAGGGCTTTGTCGAAACGCGCCAAGGCGTGGGCGCATTCGTCACCGATCCCCGGCAGAGACTGTCCATCCGCATCGAGCGGTCCCGCCTGAACGACCCGGAAAATTTCCGCGATCTTTTCCAGCTTCGCATGCCGCTGGAAATCGAGGCCGCGGGCTTGGCCGCACTTCACCGCAGCCCACAGCAATTGGCGCGCCTGGCGGCAGCGCTCGAAAAGATGAAAACCGCCGACGACTGGTCGACGGAAGGCGTTGCGGCCGATCTCGACTTCCACCGCATTTTGGCGGAAGCGACTGAGAACGAATATTTCCTGATGTTCCTCGGCTTTATTGCGGAACGCATCAGCTCCGCCATCAACATCGCCTTCTCGCGCGCTGTTTTCGGAGAAATTCTCGAGGTGACGATCGCTGAACATGTGGCCATCTACGAGGCCGTCGAAAGCGCCGATGCGACTGCGGCAAAGAACGCCATGCGCAAGCACCTGATCGGCGCGGCAAGCCGGGTTAACCTCGAACTGGATATTTTCTAG
- a CDS encoding FAD-binding oxidoreductase, producing MTIVSEHDIEELRFSLKNRLGEAVLLTSQEDMLRYCRDWHGDVTSSAVAVIRPRSTKEVSDTVRACAELGLSIIPQGGNTGLVLGGIPDAPKRQVVLSLERMNAIRTIDSDDFSAVVEAGCILSEFKDAVQDKGMFFPLSLGAQGSCRIGGNVSTNAGGINVLRYGMTRELVLGLEVVLPDGTIWNGLSTLRKDNRGIDLKQLFIGAEGTLGIITAVAVKLYPNPEHVETALLGLNSLDDAIKLYRRARRECCDLMSAFEFMPPVAFTLAIEAIPDLKMPIAGDYPAYVLMEISGSGLVDTADLMGRFLEGVMEDGLVLDGVIASSRAQAQSLWLFREGMNEGQALRGSHMRTDISVPLSKLAAFVAEAEAELAEKLPECLAVSYGHVGDGNVHLNVLPPNGSTPEERDAFIYKSKTLVNEVLDRYVGSISAEHGIGRLKRSDFESRLSDVQRRMITGLKNAFDPDLRMNPGCQISLQPDS from the coding sequence ATGACGATCGTGAGCGAACACGATATCGAGGAATTGCGGTTCTCGTTGAAAAACAGGCTCGGCGAGGCTGTGCTGCTGACATCGCAGGAAGACATGCTGCGCTATTGCCGCGACTGGCACGGCGACGTCACCAGTTCTGCCGTGGCCGTCATCCGCCCCCGGTCAACCAAGGAAGTCTCCGACACGGTTCGCGCCTGCGCCGAACTCGGCCTCTCGATCATTCCCCAGGGCGGCAATACCGGTCTTGTTCTGGGCGGCATTCCCGATGCGCCGAAGCGGCAGGTCGTGCTGAGCCTCGAGCGCATGAACGCCATCCGCACCATAGACAGCGACGATTTTTCGGCCGTCGTCGAAGCCGGCTGCATTCTGTCGGAATTCAAGGATGCTGTTCAGGACAAGGGAATGTTCTTCCCGTTGTCGCTTGGCGCACAGGGCAGCTGCCGCATTGGCGGCAACGTCTCCACCAATGCCGGCGGCATCAATGTGCTGCGCTACGGCATGACCCGCGAACTGGTGCTGGGTCTCGAAGTGGTATTGCCTGATGGCACCATCTGGAATGGCCTGTCGACGCTGCGCAAGGACAATCGCGGCATCGATCTCAAGCAGCTTTTCATCGGCGCCGAAGGAACGCTCGGCATCATCACTGCCGTTGCCGTCAAGCTTTACCCCAATCCCGAACATGTCGAGACCGCACTGCTCGGCCTCAACTCGCTGGATGACGCCATCAAGCTTTACCGTCGCGCCCGCCGCGAATGCTGTGACCTGATGTCCGCCTTCGAATTCATGCCGCCCGTCGCCTTCACGCTGGCGATCGAGGCCATACCCGATCTCAAAATGCCGATCGCCGGCGATTATCCGGCCTATGTTCTGATGGAAATTTCAGGCTCCGGTCTGGTCGATACCGCGGACCTGATGGGACGCTTCCTCGAGGGCGTCATGGAAGACGGCCTGGTGCTGGACGGCGTCATCGCCTCCTCGCGCGCGCAGGCGCAGTCGCTGTGGCTTTTCCGCGAGGGGATGAACGAAGGCCAGGCGCTGCGCGGTAGCCATATGCGCACCGACATTTCGGTGCCGCTGTCCAAACTCGCGGCTTTCGTGGCCGAGGCGGAAGCGGAACTGGCGGAAAAGCTGCCGGAGTGCCTTGCCGTTTCCTACGGCCATGTCGGAGACGGTAACGTCCACCTCAACGTCCTGCCGCCCAACGGTTCGACGCCGGAGGAGCGCGACGCCTTCATCTACAAGTCGAAGACACTCGTTAACGAGGTCCTCGACCGCTACGTCGGCAGCATCAGCGCCGAGCACGGCATCGGCCGTCTGAAGCGCTCCGATTTCGAAAGCCGGCTATCTGATGTGCAGCGCCGGATGATCACGGGGCTGAAAAACGCCTTCGACCCCGACTTGCGGATGAATCCCGGTTGCCAGATCAGCCTGCAACCGGATAGCTAA
- the denD gene encoding D-erythronate dehydrogenase translates to MHIAIIGAAGMVGRKLTQRLVKDGSLGGKPIDKFTLIDVFQPEAPAGFSGVVDARAADLSAPGEAEKLVEARPDAIFHLAAIVSGEAELDFDKGYRINLDGTRYLFDAIRIANGKDGYKPRVVFTSSIAVFGAPLPYPIPDEFHTTPLTSYGTQKAICELLLSDYSRRGFFDGIGIRLPTICIRPGKPNAAASGFFSNILREPLVGQEAVLPVPESIRHWHASPRSAVGFLIHGATIDVDKVGPRRNLSMPGLSATVGEQIEALRKVAGEKAVALIRREPNEMIMRMCEGWAPGFEAKRARELGFTAESSFEEIIQVHIEDELGGSLK, encoded by the coding sequence ATGCATATCGCAATCATCGGCGCCGCAGGTATGGTTGGCCGCAAGCTGACGCAGCGCCTCGTCAAGGACGGATCGCTTGGTGGCAAGCCGATCGACAAGTTCACACTTATCGACGTTTTCCAGCCTGAAGCGCCCGCCGGTTTTTCGGGAGTGGTCGATGCGCGCGCGGCGGATCTGTCTGCGCCGGGCGAGGCTGAAAAGCTGGTTGAGGCCCGTCCAGACGCCATCTTTCACCTCGCTGCCATCGTGTCCGGCGAAGCCGAGCTCGATTTCGACAAGGGCTACCGCATCAATCTCGATGGCACGCGTTATCTCTTCGACGCCATCCGCATTGCCAACGGCAAGGATGGTTACAAGCCGCGCGTGGTCTTCACCTCGTCGATCGCCGTCTTCGGTGCGCCGCTTCCCTATCCGATCCCGGATGAATTCCACACCACGCCGTTGACCAGCTACGGCACGCAGAAGGCGATCTGCGAACTGCTGCTCTCCGACTACAGCCGTCGCGGTTTCTTCGACGGTATCGGCATTCGCCTGCCGACCATCTGCATCCGTCCCGGCAAGCCGAATGCGGCCGCTTCCGGCTTCTTCTCCAATATCCTGCGCGAGCCGCTGGTCGGCCAGGAAGCGGTTCTGCCGGTGCCGGAAAGCATTCGCCACTGGCACGCCTCGCCGCGTTCCGCCGTCGGCTTCCTGATCCATGGCGCAACGATCGACGTGGATAAGGTCGGTCCGCGCCGCAACCTGTCCATGCCCGGCCTCAGCGCCACCGTTGGCGAACAGATCGAAGCACTGCGCAAGGTTGCCGGCGAAAAGGCCGTTGCCCTCATCCGCCGCGAGCCCAATGAGATGATCATGCGCATGTGCGAAGGCTGGGCGCCCGGTTTCGAAGCAAAGCGTGCCCGCGAACTTGGCTTTACGGCCGAAAGCTCCTTCGAGGAGATCATTCAGGTTCATATCGAGGACGAACTGGGAGGTTCGCTGAAATGA
- a CDS encoding NAD(P)-dependent oxidoreductase — protein sequence MSISGEEKKRSVAFIGTGLMGGPMARRLLGAGFSVSVWNRSVEKAEALVADGAVLAASPAEAAKGADIVITMLSDGKAVGEVLFEAGVAEALEKGAVVIDSSSIAPPIARDHSSRLKALGIHHIDAPVSGGVPGATAGTLAIMAGGDEALVSGLSDVFAPMGRLTYVGPSGAGQLCKLANQQIVAITIGAVAEAMMLVEAGGASREGFRNAIRGGFAESRILELHGERMVKRDFVPGGPSKFQLKDLNGVLATAKDLSLTLPLTQQVTREFDDFVGDGGADIDHSGILLYLEKLNNREQG from the coding sequence ATGAGTATCAGTGGGGAGGAGAAGAAGCGGTCGGTCGCCTTTATCGGCACCGGCCTGATGGGCGGGCCGATGGCCAGGCGTCTGCTGGGTGCCGGTTTTTCGGTTTCGGTCTGGAACCGCAGCGTCGAAAAGGCTGAGGCGCTGGTTGCCGATGGCGCGGTTCTCGCGGCATCGCCGGCCGAGGCCGCCAAGGGTGCCGATATCGTCATCACCATGCTGAGCGATGGCAAAGCCGTGGGCGAGGTGCTGTTCGAGGCCGGAGTGGCCGAAGCGCTGGAAAAAGGCGCGGTCGTAATCGACAGCAGCTCGATTGCACCGCCTATTGCGCGCGACCACTCCTCTCGGCTGAAGGCTCTCGGCATTCATCATATTGATGCACCGGTCTCCGGCGGTGTGCCGGGCGCAACCGCGGGCACGCTGGCCATCATGGCCGGCGGGGACGAAGCGCTGGTATCCGGTCTGTCCGACGTATTTGCGCCGATGGGCAGGCTTACCTATGTCGGTCCCTCGGGTGCGGGTCAGCTCTGCAAGCTCGCCAATCAGCAGATCGTCGCCATCACCATCGGCGCGGTAGCAGAGGCGATGATGCTGGTGGAAGCGGGCGGTGCATCGCGTGAAGGGTTCCGCAACGCCATTCGCGGCGGTTTTGCCGAAAGCCGGATATTGGAGCTGCATGGCGAACGCATGGTGAAGCGCGATTTCGTGCCGGGTGGCCCTTCCAAGTTCCAGCTCAAGGATCTGAACGGCGTGCTGGCAACGGCGAAGGATCTGTCTCTGACATTGCCTCTGACCCAGCAGGTGACGCGGGAATTCGACGACTTCGTGGGTGATGGCGGCGCCGATATCGATCATAGCGGCATCCTGCTCTACCTCGAAAAACTCAATAACCGCGAACAGGGCTGA